One Nonomuraea angiospora DNA segment encodes these proteins:
- a CDS encoding ABC transporter permease, whose protein sequence is MADIPLEGGIPRARRLNPTLARYLSAFRTPKGVIGLSILAVMSLAALLAPVLFPGGYDEQGREALTGISAAHVFGVDEFGRDIFVRSIYGLRIDLSLIFTAVPLSMAIGVLLGLSGALSEHLGSAVQRLLDVIIGFPGLILGICLVAILGPGWPALFLTILISGLPTAGRLARGAWLAQQSREYVLAARVLGVSRPQLLVRHVLPNAMDSAVVNAAVWMVVGVYIEAGLSIVGLGVQPPTPSLGVLLNNGLRFVTQSPTYIVGPALLLLLVAVAFSLVSDALNEAVNRR, encoded by the coding sequence ATGGCAGACATTCCACTCGAAGGGGGAATCCCGCGCGCCCGCCGGCTGAACCCGACGCTGGCGCGCTACCTGTCGGCGTTCCGCACGCCGAAGGGCGTCATCGGGCTGTCGATCCTCGCCGTCATGAGCCTGGCCGCCCTGCTCGCCCCCGTGCTCTTCCCCGGCGGGTACGACGAGCAGGGCCGCGAGGCGCTGACCGGGATCTCGGCCGCGCACGTCTTCGGCGTGGACGAGTTCGGCCGCGACATCTTCGTCCGCAGCATCTACGGCCTGCGCATCGACCTCAGCCTGATCTTCACCGCGGTGCCGCTCAGCATGGCGATCGGGGTCCTGCTCGGGCTGAGCGGCGCGCTGTCGGAGCACCTGGGGTCGGCGGTCCAGCGGCTGCTCGACGTGATCATCGGCTTCCCCGGCCTGATCCTGGGGATCTGCCTGGTGGCCATCCTGGGACCGGGCTGGCCTGCGCTGTTCCTGACCATCCTGATCAGCGGGCTGCCCACCGCCGGCCGGCTGGCCCGCGGCGCCTGGCTGGCCCAGCAGAGCAGGGAGTACGTCCTCGCCGCCCGGGTGCTCGGCGTCTCCCGCCCGCAGCTCCTGGTCCGGCACGTCCTGCCGAACGCCATGGACTCGGCCGTCGTCAACGCGGCCGTGTGGATGGTCGTCGGCGTCTACATCGAGGCCGGGCTGAGCATCGTCGGCCTCGGCGTCCAGCCGCCGACGCCCTCGCTCGGCGTGCTCCTGAACAACGGGCTGCGGTTCGTCACCCAGTCCCCCACCTACATCGTCGGCCCCGCCCTCCTGCTGCTCCTGGTGGCGGTGGCCTTCAGCCTGGTGTCCGACGCGCTCAACGAGGCGGTGAACCGCCGGTGA
- a CDS encoding ABC transporter ATP-binding protein yields the protein MTSTESLAPETAKDVPLLRVEGLRTEFRLKNGGVKAVNDVSFDIYPGDVLGIVGESGSGKSVTARSIMRMLRPPGEVVAGSVRLGGEDLLALPEREMRRRRGSKVAMVFQDPQAALNPVMKVGDQIAEAMTLHGADRQTARRRAIELLDQVGIPDVRTKIDHYPHQFSGGMRQRVVIAIALANDPALLIADEPTTALDVTIQAQILRLLARLRTELGIAIAIITHDMGVVAELCTDVVVMYGGRTVEKGTVEQVFEQPRHPYTAALLAAMPRLDDDRIGQPLPAIPGAPPDPAAPPPGCPFAPRCRFTEDVCEQEPPALLQIGAGGQSAACFVAQRATTDVSVRDPQPPTADASALQPPTAGVSVRAPEPPAQVGKPDAATPVLEVRDLRIDVGSRRRGLFHRDPPVYAVDSVSLSVHAGRTLGLVGESGCGKSTLSRSIVGINRVSGGSVLVDGADVSTMGQADLGRVRSSVQYLFQDPYASLNPRRTIRQSLSEALAFRGVGRREREEAARSLMAQVGLRAEHLDRYPHAFSGGQRQRIGIARALARQPRALILDEPVSALDMSIQAQIINLLEQLQNELGLGYLFIAHDLSVVRHLSDTVAVMYLGRIVEYGDAAAVYGNPQHPYTAALMSSSPVPSVSARTRERIVLPGDLPSPANPPSGCRFRTRCPIGPLVNPDRTICTEIDPQLTLTATGQRAACHFAENGKETE from the coding sequence GTGACCTCCACCGAATCCCTGGCCCCCGAGACGGCGAAGGACGTGCCGCTGCTGCGGGTCGAAGGCCTGCGCACCGAGTTCCGTCTGAAGAACGGCGGCGTCAAGGCCGTCAACGACGTCAGCTTCGACATCTACCCGGGCGACGTGCTCGGCATCGTCGGCGAGTCCGGCTCGGGCAAGTCGGTGACGGCGCGCTCCATCATGCGCATGCTGCGCCCGCCGGGCGAGGTCGTGGCCGGCTCCGTACGGCTCGGCGGCGAGGACCTGCTCGCCCTGCCCGAACGCGAGATGCGCCGCCGCCGCGGCAGCAAGGTCGCGATGGTCTTCCAGGACCCGCAGGCCGCGCTCAACCCCGTCATGAAGGTGGGCGACCAGATCGCCGAGGCCATGACCCTGCACGGGGCCGACCGCCAGACCGCGCGCAGGCGCGCGATCGAGCTGCTCGACCAGGTCGGCATCCCCGACGTCCGGACGAAGATCGACCATTACCCGCACCAGTTCTCCGGAGGCATGCGCCAGCGCGTCGTCATCGCGATCGCCCTGGCCAACGACCCCGCGCTGCTGATCGCGGACGAGCCCACGACCGCCCTCGACGTGACCATCCAGGCGCAGATCCTGCGCCTGCTCGCCCGGCTGCGCACCGAGCTCGGCATCGCCATCGCGATCATCACCCACGACATGGGGGTCGTGGCCGAGCTCTGCACCGACGTCGTCGTCATGTACGGCGGCCGCACGGTCGAGAAGGGCACCGTCGAGCAGGTCTTCGAGCAGCCGCGGCACCCCTACACCGCCGCGCTGCTGGCGGCCATGCCCCGCCTCGACGACGACCGGATCGGACAGCCGCTGCCCGCGATCCCGGGAGCGCCGCCCGACCCGGCCGCGCCGCCCCCCGGCTGCCCGTTCGCCCCCCGGTGCCGCTTCACCGAGGACGTCTGCGAGCAGGAGCCGCCGGCGCTGCTCCAGATCGGCGCCGGCGGGCAGTCGGCGGCCTGCTTCGTCGCCCAGCGCGCCACCACCGACGTCTCGGTCCGCGACCCCCAGCCGCCCACCGCCGACGCCTCCGCCCTCCAGCCGCCCACCGCCGGCGTCTCCGTCCGCGCGCCCGAGCCGCCCGCCCAAGTCGGGAAGCCGGACGCCGCGACGCCCGTCCTCGAGGTGCGCGACCTGCGGATCGACGTCGGCTCCCGGCGGCGCGGGCTGTTCCACCGCGACCCGCCCGTGTACGCGGTCGACTCGGTGAGCCTGTCGGTGCACGCCGGCCGCACGCTCGGCCTGGTGGGCGAGAGTGGCTGCGGCAAGTCGACGCTGTCCAGGAGCATCGTCGGGATCAACCGGGTCTCGGGCGGGTCGGTCCTCGTCGACGGCGCCGACGTGAGCACGATGGGGCAGGCGGATCTCGGGCGGGTCAGGTCCTCGGTGCAGTACCTGTTCCAGGACCCGTACGCGTCGCTGAACCCGCGCCGCACCATCCGGCAGTCGCTGTCCGAGGCTCTCGCGTTCAGAGGCGTCGGCCGCCGGGAGCGCGAGGAGGCGGCGCGGTCGCTGATGGCGCAGGTCGGGCTGCGCGCCGAGCACCTCGACCGCTACCCCCACGCCTTCTCGGGCGGCCAGCGCCAGCGGATCGGCATCGCCCGCGCGCTGGCCAGGCAGCCGCGCGCGCTCATCCTCGACGAGCCGGTCTCCGCCCTGGACATGTCGATCCAGGCGCAGATCATCAACCTGCTGGAGCAGCTGCAGAACGAGCTCGGGCTCGGCTACCTGTTCATCGCCCACGACCTGTCGGTGGTGCGGCACCTCAGCGACACCGTCGCGGTCATGTACCTGGGCCGGATCGTGGAGTACGGCGACGCCGCCGCCGTCTACGGCAACCCGCAGCACCCCTACACCGCCGCCCTGATGTCGTCCTCCCCCGTCCCGTCGGTCTCCGCGCGCACGCGCGAGCGCATCGTCCTGCCCGGCGACCTGCCCAGCCCCGCGAACCCGCCGTCGGGCTGCCGGTTCCGCACCAGGTGCCCGATCGGCCCGCTGGTCAACCCGGACCGGACGATCTGCACGGAGATCGACCCCCAGCTCACCCTCACGGCCACCGGCCAGCGGGCCGCCTGCCACTTTGCCGAGAACGGAAAGGAAACCGAATGA
- a CDS encoding sugar phosphate isomerase/epimerase family protein, translating to MTAKIALNPIQWMASADGWLDPSLAPAPKELLTQIKRAGFDHVMSDVPAGFDVERYRALLDEVGLSLAPGYFPCRSDGRDGNEGTVVATAAEVARTQARLGLTEIGLGLGMGKEAPRVLNPGQGHDADPSRLEAVTELIGRICDAMVAEGVRPCLHPHVGTWVETEEEGRAVLDALPDSRLGFLPDTGHLAWAGADVARLVKDYAERIPFVHVKDCRLSVAAEGREKGWDYRRTVLAGLWVEPGRGELDLTGIIGNLPEAFDGWLMVEVDRPDIADPYESAQASARWMHGAF from the coding sequence ATGACCGCGAAGATCGCGCTCAACCCGATCCAGTGGATGGCCAGCGCCGACGGCTGGCTGGACCCGTCGCTGGCCCCCGCGCCGAAGGAACTGCTGACCCAGATCAAGCGGGCCGGGTTCGACCACGTCATGTCCGACGTGCCCGCCGGCTTCGACGTCGAGCGGTACCGGGCGCTGCTGGACGAGGTCGGCCTGTCGCTCGCGCCCGGCTACTTCCCCTGCCGCTCGGACGGCAGGGACGGCAACGAGGGCACCGTCGTGGCCACCGCCGCCGAGGTCGCCCGCACGCAGGCCCGGCTCGGCCTGACCGAGATCGGCCTGGGCCTGGGCATGGGCAAGGAGGCGCCGCGCGTCCTGAACCCCGGGCAGGGGCACGACGCCGACCCCTCCCGCCTCGAGGCGGTGACGGAGCTGATCGGGCGCATCTGCGACGCCATGGTGGCCGAGGGCGTCCGGCCGTGCCTGCACCCGCACGTCGGCACGTGGGTCGAGACCGAGGAGGAGGGCCGGGCGGTGCTCGACGCCCTGCCGGACTCCCGGCTCGGCTTCCTGCCCGACACCGGTCACCTGGCGTGGGCGGGCGCCGACGTCGCCCGGCTCGTGAAGGACTACGCCGAGCGGATCCCCTTCGTCCACGTGAAGGACTGCCGGCTCAGCGTCGCCGCCGAGGGCCGCGAGAAGGGGTGGGACTACCGGCGGACCGTGCTCGCGGGGCTCTGGGTCGAGCCCGGCCGGGGTGAGCTCGACCTGACCGGCATCATCGGCAACCTGCCCGAGGCGTTCGACGGGTGGCTGATGGTGGAGGTGGACCGGCCCGACATCGCCGACCCGTACGAGAGCGCGCAGGCGTCGGCCCGCTGGATGCACGGCGCCTTCTGA